From a single Fulvivirga ulvae genomic region:
- a CDS encoding YtxH domain-containing protein — translation MNDNGKFLLGLAAGIGVGTVLGLLIAPDKGSATYKKVEGAIRDAANDLLEYGSETVKSAKNELHSVKNQN, via the coding sequence ATGAATGATAATGGAAAATTTCTTCTCGGTCTTGCCGCAGGTATTGGGGTAGGTACCGTTTTAGGTTTATTAATTGCACCCGACAAAGGATCTGCAACTTATAAAAAGGTTGAAGGCGCTATAAGAGATGCCGCAAACGATCTTCTGGAATACGGGTCGGAAACAGTGAAGTCAGCAAAAAATGAATTGCATTCTGTAAAAAACCAAAATTAG
- a CDS encoding phage holin family protein → MSLLSRVIRKPVNFVEHQIDKVKENIREEISEKVQKLILVISLAVLMLFAVLFVSIGVSIYFNRLLESEVYGYFIIAGIYVLLFTILFVIRRKDYLYRKLRQYADLFMKTMY, encoded by the coding sequence ATGTCATTATTGTCTAGAGTAATTCGTAAACCTGTCAATTTTGTTGAGCATCAGATTGATAAAGTAAAGGAGAATATTCGTGAGGAGATTTCGGAGAAAGTCCAAAAGCTAATCCTGGTTATTTCTCTGGCGGTTTTGATGCTTTTTGCTGTTCTGTTTGTCAGCATCGGGGTTTCCATTTATTTTAATCGGCTCCTTGAATCCGAAGTTTATGGATACTTTATAATTGCAGGTATTTACGTTTTACTTTTTACAATCCTTTTTGTGATACGTCGTAAAGACTATCTATACAGGAAGCTAAGACAATATGCAGATCTGTTTATGAAAACAATGTATTAG
- a CDS encoding serine hydrolase domain-containing protein translates to MKKYLTIVAMVAILAAACSKSKNSEQSEIVQDQKTYKSQIDSLLSVYEQRGDFMGSVAIFGSGQTVYSNAIGFSDVETKRKLKPDTKFRIGSISKTFTAVLVLMVQEENKFSLDQTIDTYFPSVENAGSITISNLLNHRSGIHSFTRDKDFFSYHTRYISSDDMLNTISKYQSDFMPDSKSEYSNSNYFLLALILEKVYETTFENILTDKILTPLDLKNTYAGDTINLENNECYSYEYIDDWSKLPETNMSVAMGSGSIVSTSIDLTVFIDALFSGKLVSAASLAKMKTIVDDHGMGLMRFSIGGREAYGHHGSIDGFKSTLMHFPDQGLSIALVSNGSNSNNKEEVFMEVLKHYHQDKLIEISEAEVIRYVGTYTNPNDASDKLIFLNDGNILIHSIKGEFEEPLIYKGSRRFLFEQLYAESMVFTFSVDGKQLTLNQGEYEGVFYKDE, encoded by the coding sequence ATGAAAAAGTATCTAACCATTGTGGCTATGGTCGCAATACTTGCGGCGGCCTGCTCTAAAAGTAAAAACTCCGAGCAATCAGAGATTGTCCAAGACCAAAAAACATACAAAAGTCAAATTGATAGTCTGTTATCAGTATATGAACAGAGAGGTGACTTTATGGGAAGTGTAGCAATATTTGGCAGCGGGCAAACGGTGTATTCAAACGCTATTGGTTTTAGCGACGTTGAGACTAAAAGAAAATTAAAACCAGACACAAAATTTCGAATAGGCTCTATCAGCAAAACTTTTACTGCTGTGCTGGTACTGATGGTGCAAGAAGAAAACAAGTTCAGTTTAGACCAAACTATCGATACATATTTTCCTTCTGTGGAAAACGCCGGAAGCATCACCATATCAAACTTGTTAAATCATAGAAGTGGCATACATAGCTTCACCCGGGACAAAGATTTTTTCAGTTATCATACCAGGTATATCTCGTCGGACGATATGCTCAATACCATCTCGAAATACCAAAGCGATTTTATGCCTGACAGCAAATCCGAATACAGTAATTCAAACTATTTCTTACTTGCTCTGATCCTTGAAAAAGTATATGAAACGACCTTTGAGAATATTCTTACTGATAAAATTCTTACCCCTCTTGATCTGAAAAACACATATGCTGGCGACACAATAAACTTAGAAAACAATGAATGTTATTCTTATGAGTATATTGATGATTGGTCAAAATTACCCGAAACAAATATGTCTGTAGCCATGGGCTCCGGATCGATAGTTTCTACTTCAATTGATTTAACTGTATTTATCGATGCGCTATTCAGTGGCAAGCTCGTCTCAGCAGCAAGTCTTGCAAAGATGAAAACCATAGTAGATGATCATGGCATGGGTTTAATGAGGTTTTCTATAGGAGGAAGAGAAGCGTATGGACACCACGGATCTATTGATGGTTTTAAATCCACCCTTATGCATTTTCCTGACCAGGGTTTGAGCATTGCATTAGTTTCTAATGGATCAAATAGTAATAATAAAGAGGAGGTGTTTATGGAAGTTTTAAAGCACTATCATCAGGATAAACTTATTGAAATATCAGAAGCAGAAGTCATTCGATATGTCGGTACATACACTAATCCGAATGATGCATCAGATAAGTTGATATTCTTAAATGATGGAAATATATTAATTCATAGTATTAAAGGAGAGTTTGAAGAGCCATTGATATATAAGGGCAGTCGCCGTTTTTTATTCGAACAGCTTTATGCCGAATCAATGGTTTTTACATTTTCGGTAGATGGGAAGCAACTTACACTCAATCAAGGTGAGTATGAGGGTGTTTTCTACAAAGACGAGTGA
- a CDS encoding HD domain-containing protein: MTQDLYQKAIKFAGEKHCDQKVPGTNANYLLHISNVAMEILMAYQAESNFDLDFAVQVALLHDTLEDTDTTFDELKDKFGERVALGVKALTKDGNLSTKTEKMTDSLNRINELDKEVGMVKLADRITNLQAPPSHWDKEKITAYLEEARILDKGLEGINEYLNIRLKRKIGEYEKYVQ; encoded by the coding sequence ATGACCCAAGACCTCTACCAAAAAGCCATAAAATTTGCAGGAGAAAAACACTGCGATCAGAAAGTACCTGGTACTAACGCCAATTATTTACTGCACATCTCTAATGTGGCCATGGAAATACTGATGGCTTACCAAGCCGAAAGCAATTTTGATCTAGACTTTGCCGTACAGGTTGCCTTGCTGCACGATACCCTTGAAGATACGGATACGACCTTCGATGAATTGAAAGATAAGTTTGGCGAAAGAGTTGCCCTTGGAGTTAAAGCGTTGACTAAAGACGGTAACCTTTCCACCAAGACAGAAAAAATGACCGATAGTCTTAACCGCATTAATGAATTGGACAAAGAGGTGGGTATGGTAAAACTGGCTGATAGGATCACAAACCTGCAAGCGCCTCCAAGCCATTGGGACAAGGAGAAAATTACAGCCTACCTGGAGGAGGCGAGGATACTTGATAAAGGGCTTGAAGGAATAAATGAGTATTTGAATATAAGGTTGAAGCGGAAAATAGGAGAATATGAAAAGTATGTTCAATAA
- a CDS encoding TetR/AcrR family transcriptional regulator, translating into MKVRDKLIYTAARLFHQQGYNSTGINQIIDEAGIAKGSFYYNFKSKEELCIAYLEFRHEHWFTKLKQYVKKHASDTSEILCAFDFLIFMNELENFRGCSFLNILAELNKGDEKILKVIQSHKNDLRTYFNDRINDATVGDHMYLLFESALIESQLFKDQWPIIKSKNIVQSLIN; encoded by the coding sequence ATGAAGGTTCGAGATAAACTGATATACACAGCCGCCAGGCTTTTTCATCAACAAGGATATAACTCTACGGGAATAAACCAGATTATTGATGAAGCCGGTATAGCCAAAGGAAGTTTTTATTACAACTTTAAATCTAAGGAAGAGCTATGCATAGCATATTTGGAGTTTCGCCATGAGCATTGGTTTACAAAGCTTAAGCAATATGTAAAGAAACATGCCAGCGACACTAGTGAGATCTTATGCGCATTCGACTTCCTGATATTTATGAATGAACTCGAAAATTTCAGGGGCTGTAGTTTTCTCAACATACTTGCTGAGTTGAATAAAGGCGATGAAAAAATTCTAAAGGTCATTCAAAGTCATAAGAATGACTTAAGAACCTACTTCAACGATCGCATAAATGACGCCACCGTAGGCGATCATATGTATCTGCTATTTGAAAGTGCTTTGATAGAAAGTCAATTATTCAAAGACCAATGGCCAATTATTAAATCAAAAAATATTGTTCAATCCCTAATTAACTAA
- a CDS encoding nuclear transport factor 2 family protein — MEVKKPLPPFTHETATLKVQMAEDAWNSRNPEKVSLAYSVDTEWRNRDKFIKGREGVVQFLSDKWSKELDYKLKKELWAFTDNKIAVRFEYEYHDTNGQWYRAYGNENWEFDEYGFMKKRYASINDLPIDEKDRRVR, encoded by the coding sequence ATGGAAGTGAAAAAACCGTTGCCGCCATTCACGCATGAAACAGCAACATTAAAAGTGCAAATGGCAGAAGATGCGTGGAACTCAAGAAACCCGGAGAAGGTTTCTCTTGCCTACTCTGTAGATACCGAGTGGAGAAACAGAGATAAATTTATCAAAGGCCGAGAAGGAGTGGTTCAGTTCTTATCTGATAAGTGGAGTAAAGAGCTTGACTACAAACTGAAGAAAGAACTTTGGGCCTTTACTGACAACAAAATAGCTGTGCGGTTCGAGTATGAATATCATGATACGAACGGGCAATGGTACAGAGCCTACGGAAATGAGAACTGGGAGTTTGATGAATACGGATTTATGAAAAAGCGATATGCCAGTATTAACGACCTGCCGATTGATGAAAAGGACAGAAGGGTGAGGTAA
- the cobN gene encoding cobaltochelatase subunit CobN, producing the protein MHLIATIPGGWNPNDEGVFYVEQQPGDILFLSASDTEIKTANDAYRQLGDQYENLPSFRLANLTYFKQELSIDTYIDEVASEAKIIVLRLLGGKSYFSYLCEAFVEIAEERGIKVIFIPGYDQPDMELMELSNVPLALVNKYWQYCMAGGVHNLTEGLKLLLNEFFSFKLPLAGISDVPSMFLYHHKRGILKGFQPDSNQHQVLILSYRAHFLANNLQPLHALSEQLEKHGVEPVVLMALSFRDENIGREIHQLLTRINYKPEVIINTTGFAFNNFGDHANGFFDQLKKPVIQAIFASCNRQSWEEGQFGLPPTDVAMNIALPEVDGKIITTAISFKESTGKDEVTDSDIITYVPHDQGCEFVARFASRWISLQRKENCEKRVALIMPNYPNKNSRLANGVGLDTPASTVQIIKALQKAGYDTGDDIPETDRELIELLTRYITNEPDSHLLKDAEVWIDEHAFFSYYNQVSKTLREKIETQWGHPYDSPSYKSGKFTLPGFCLGNLFVSIQPGRGYNIDIQATYHSPDLAPPYDYLAYYFWVQHEFKADALIHIGKHGNLEWLPGKSVALNPESCFPASILGTIPHFYPFIINDPGEGTQAKRRNQAIIIDHLIPPLTRADAYGDLLKLEQLIDEYYEAALLDPKRASFIKNNIEKLVKSTSLKTDLNSHTDDIDELLETIDGYLCELKEAQIRGGLHILGQVPQKEKLTDLMVALHRIPSSGLPGFTQALAQDLQLDFDPLNCAYEETYGKDIEGVHCRTLGKAVERLEELAKKLLTREWEMKPASLPKTIEVKTYLENVTLPKVQRTTEELDNLLTGLNGRYVPAGGSGAPTRGRLDVLPTGRNFYSVDVRTIPSPSAYALGKKSAQNLIDRYLQENGEFPTSIGVSVWGTATMRTGGDDIAQALALIGVAPIWEGANRRVKDFKVLSLMELKRPRVDVMLRISGFFRDAFPDTIALFNAAIDKVAHLDEPDSENPIRARYKKEKGDWISKGLSEAQAEERSLYRVFGSKPGAYGAGLQGVIDEQNWSTTEDLARVYMNWSGYAYYGKKNEGRSAHAVFESRLATIEVVMQNQDNREHDILDSDDYYQFQGGMAAAVQSQKGSQPEIYFGDHSRPENPRVQTLKEELLKVYRSRAINPKWIMGMQDHGYKGAFEMAATMDYLFAYDATTNLIEDFMYQGITEAYLFDEQNQEFIRKNNKWALKDMSERMLEAIQRGMWQNPDEQTIEQLKKIFLESESDIE; encoded by the coding sequence ATGCATCTGATTGCAACAATACCCGGAGGGTGGAACCCTAACGATGAGGGAGTCTTTTATGTGGAACAACAGCCGGGTGATATCTTATTTCTTTCAGCAAGCGATACAGAAATCAAGACTGCAAATGATGCCTACAGGCAATTAGGTGATCAATATGAAAATCTACCCTCCTTCAGGCTTGCCAACCTAACTTACTTTAAGCAGGAGCTAAGCATCGATACGTATATCGATGAAGTGGCTTCAGAGGCTAAAATAATTGTGCTTAGGTTGCTGGGGGGTAAATCATACTTTTCCTATCTCTGCGAAGCATTTGTAGAAATTGCCGAAGAGAGAGGAATAAAGGTCATATTTATTCCAGGGTACGACCAGCCCGACATGGAACTTATGGAGCTTTCCAACGTGCCACTGGCGCTGGTCAATAAGTACTGGCAGTATTGCATGGCAGGTGGGGTACATAATTTGACAGAAGGCCTAAAACTGCTCCTTAATGAGTTCTTTTCATTCAAATTACCGCTTGCCGGCATATCGGATGTGCCTTCCATGTTTCTTTACCACCACAAAAGAGGCATACTCAAAGGTTTTCAGCCTGATTCGAACCAGCATCAGGTACTTATTTTAAGTTACAGGGCTCACTTTCTGGCCAATAATTTGCAACCGCTTCATGCACTTTCCGAGCAGCTTGAAAAACACGGTGTAGAACCAGTGGTACTCATGGCATTAAGCTTTCGCGACGAAAACATCGGCCGGGAAATCCATCAACTGCTTACTCGTATCAACTATAAACCTGAGGTGATCATCAATACTACGGGATTTGCCTTCAATAACTTTGGTGATCACGCGAATGGATTTTTCGATCAGCTAAAGAAGCCAGTGATACAGGCCATATTCGCCTCATGTAACAGGCAAAGTTGGGAAGAAGGTCAATTTGGGCTGCCTCCCACTGATGTGGCCATGAACATTGCCCTGCCCGAGGTTGATGGCAAGATCATTACCACGGCCATTTCATTTAAAGAGTCCACGGGAAAAGACGAAGTGACGGACTCTGATATAATCACCTACGTACCTCATGACCAGGGCTGCGAGTTTGTAGCTCGGTTTGCCTCCAGGTGGATCAGCCTGCAGAGAAAGGAAAACTGTGAGAAAAGGGTTGCGCTTATCATGCCCAATTACCCCAACAAAAACAGCCGGCTAGCCAATGGTGTTGGACTGGACACGCCTGCCAGTACTGTACAGATCATAAAGGCATTACAAAAAGCCGGGTATGATACGGGCGATGATATTCCGGAAACTGATCGTGAACTGATAGAGCTGCTAACACGCTATATTACCAACGAACCTGATTCCCATTTACTAAAGGATGCAGAAGTGTGGATTGATGAGCACGCATTTTTCAGTTACTATAATCAGGTTTCCAAAACACTAAGAGAAAAAATAGAGACGCAATGGGGCCATCCCTACGACTCGCCTAGCTATAAAAGTGGAAAGTTTACACTGCCGGGGTTTTGTCTGGGCAATTTATTTGTAAGCATCCAGCCAGGCAGAGGATACAATATCGATATACAGGCGACCTACCATTCGCCTGACCTTGCACCGCCGTACGATTACCTGGCTTATTACTTTTGGGTACAGCATGAGTTTAAGGCCGATGCCTTAATTCATATAGGAAAACACGGCAACCTCGAATGGCTTCCGGGGAAAAGCGTGGCACTCAACCCGGAAAGCTGTTTTCCTGCAAGCATTTTAGGTACCATTCCGCATTTCTATCCGTTCATTATCAACGATCCTGGTGAAGGAACTCAGGCCAAAAGAAGAAATCAGGCAATAATTATAGATCACCTTATCCCTCCACTGACCCGGGCAGATGCCTACGGAGACCTGCTCAAACTGGAACAGCTGATAGATGAGTACTACGAAGCTGCTTTGCTTGATCCCAAAAGAGCGAGCTTTATAAAAAACAACATCGAAAAGCTGGTAAAGTCTACTTCGCTCAAAACAGACCTGAACAGCCATACTGATGATATTGATGAATTGCTTGAAACCATTGACGGCTATTTGTGCGAACTAAAAGAAGCACAGATCAGGGGCGGACTCCATATACTGGGACAGGTGCCTCAAAAGGAAAAACTGACAGACCTGATGGTTGCACTTCATCGCATACCCTCGTCTGGCCTCCCGGGATTCACACAAGCGCTTGCTCAAGATCTGCAACTCGACTTTGATCCACTCAATTGTGCATACGAAGAAACGTATGGAAAAGACATTGAAGGCGTACACTGTCGTACCTTGGGCAAGGCCGTTGAAAGGCTGGAGGAGTTGGCAAAAAAGTTACTGACGAGAGAGTGGGAGATGAAGCCTGCTTCGCTACCGAAAACCATAGAGGTTAAAACTTACCTGGAAAATGTAACACTGCCCAAGGTACAACGCACCACGGAAGAACTTGACAACTTACTCACAGGTTTGAACGGCAGGTACGTTCCAGCAGGTGGTTCAGGAGCTCCCACACGAGGGAGACTGGATGTACTGCCCACCGGCAGAAATTTCTACTCTGTTGATGTGCGTACCATACCTTCTCCATCAGCCTATGCGCTGGGTAAAAAAAGTGCACAAAACCTGATAGACCGGTACTTGCAGGAAAACGGTGAATTTCCAACGTCCATTGGGGTTTCCGTCTGGGGTACCGCTACTATGCGAACCGGAGGAGACGACATTGCGCAGGCACTCGCATTAATAGGGGTTGCGCCCATTTGGGAAGGGGCCAACAGGCGGGTAAAAGATTTTAAGGTGCTTTCTCTCATGGAGCTGAAACGACCACGGGTAGATGTGATGTTGCGTATCTCCGGTTTTTTCAGAGATGCATTCCCCGATACTATAGCCCTCTTTAATGCGGCCATAGATAAGGTGGCTCATCTCGATGAACCCGATAGTGAAAACCCAATAAGGGCACGATATAAAAAAGAAAAAGGGGACTGGATAAGCAAAGGTTTGTCAGAGGCACAAGCTGAAGAACGCTCACTATACCGGGTGTTTGGTTCCAAACCGGGCGCTTATGGAGCAGGCCTTCAAGGTGTGATCGATGAACAAAACTGGTCTACCACCGAGGACTTGGCCAGGGTGTATATGAACTGGAGCGGCTATGCTTACTATGGCAAAAAGAATGAAGGCCGATCGGCTCACGCTGTGTTTGAGTCCCGACTGGCTACTATAGAGGTAGTGATGCAAAATCAGGACAACCGCGAACATGACATTCTGGACTCTGACGATTACTACCAGTTTCAGGGAGGTATGGCAGCAGCAGTACAAAGCCAGAAAGGCAGCCAACCTGAAATTTATTTTGGTGACCATTCAAGACCTGAAAACCCAAGGGTACAAACACTAAAAGAAGAACTCCTTAAAGTATACCGTTCCAGAGCCATCAACCCCAAATGGATCATGGGCATGCAGGACCATGGATACAAAGGAGCTTTTGAAATGGCTGCCACTATGGATTATCTCTTTGCCTATGATGCCACTACCAACCTGATCGAAGACTTCATGTACCAGGGCATCACCGAAGCATACCTTTTCGACGAACAGAATCAGGAATTTATTCGAAAAAACAATAAGTGGGCACTGAAAGATATGTCTGAACGTATGTTGGAGGCTATACAGCGCGGTATGTGGCAAAATCCTGATGAGCAAACCATAGAGCAGCTTAAAAAGATATTTCTCGAATCAGAGTCTGATATAGAGTAA
- the cobW gene encoding cobalamin biosynthesis protein CobW: MKKIPITIITGFLGVGKTTLVHNMLKNANGKRIAVLVNEFGEVGVDGELIKSGCGDEECNMIELANGCICCTVQEEFLPSMLELIERKEDIDHIVIETSGLAMPKPLVRAVSWPDLKPHITIDAVITVVDAVGLATGEICDREKVQKQRLADDSLDHETSIEELFLDQLTCADLVLISKTDLIDDEKLQEIEGVIKEKARTNTKIIPVTNGEIDNGLLLGIEASAEDDLDNRHSIHEHHHEHGHDHDHDDDINTLIIEYPETQDIKQLVKTLNQWVKDNEIYRIKGFVNIPDKPMRMVLQGVGSRFDYYFDRNWKQDEERKTRLVVIGRCLDAKGLEPQTESSLL, translated from the coding sequence ATGAAAAAAATACCTATTACCATCATCACCGGATTTCTCGGTGTAGGAAAAACCACACTCGTTCACAACATGCTAAAAAATGCAAACGGCAAACGTATCGCTGTTTTGGTCAATGAATTTGGAGAAGTGGGTGTAGACGGAGAGTTGATAAAATCTGGCTGTGGCGATGAAGAGTGCAATATGATTGAGCTGGCCAACGGGTGTATTTGCTGCACCGTGCAGGAAGAGTTTCTCCCTTCGATGCTTGAACTGATCGAACGCAAGGAAGACATCGACCATATAGTGATTGAAACCTCAGGACTCGCCATGCCCAAGCCCTTAGTAAGAGCGGTGAGCTGGCCCGATCTCAAGCCTCACATAACTATTGACGCCGTGATCACCGTTGTGGATGCTGTAGGTTTAGCCACTGGAGAAATTTGTGACAGGGAAAAGGTACAGAAACAGCGCCTGGCAGATGACTCTTTAGACCATGAAACGTCTATCGAAGAGTTGTTTTTAGATCAGTTAACCTGTGCAGACCTCGTATTGATCAGCAAAACTGATCTGATAGATGATGAGAAATTGCAAGAGATAGAGGGGGTGATCAAAGAAAAAGCACGGACCAATACGAAGATCATTCCGGTAACGAATGGTGAAATTGATAACGGATTACTTCTTGGGATTGAAGCTTCTGCTGAAGATGATTTGGATAACAGGCACTCTATACATGAGCACCATCACGAACATGGGCATGATCATGACCACGATGATGATATTAACACCCTAATCATCGAATACCCGGAAACTCAGGACATCAAGCAATTGGTTAAAACCCTAAACCAGTGGGTAAAAGACAACGAGATCTACCGCATCAAGGGGTTTGTAAATATTCCTGATAAGCCTATGCGCATGGTATTGCAGGGAGTTGGAAGTCGCTTCGACTATTACTTTGACCGAAACTGGAAACAAGACGAAGAAAGAAAAACCCGACTTGTTGTGATCGGCAGATGCCTGGACGCAAAAGGTCTGGAGCCTCAAACAGAAAGTTCGTTACTATAA